AATCCAAATCCTCCACATCTTCTTCCAAAAAATCCTCTTCCAAATATTCTTCTCTGTCCAGTATATTCACCTGAGCAACGTCCAGCACCTCGTCCAGTCATTGGTCCTAATCCTAAAGGACCAGTTCCATCAAGTCTTGGCATATATACTCCTCCTTTTTATATAATTTTAAAAAATAACAAATATTTACTAAAAATTAATCAAACCACAATTTATAAAAAATAAATATTGCTTTTAAAAATCTTTAATTATGGTTTTGGACATATGCTATTTATCTATTTAAAATATATCACTATTTTGGGTATATGTCAATAACTTTTTTTGTTTTTTAATATAAAAAGTCAGGGTAAATTTTATTTTAAAAAGCTACCCTGACCTTTCTCTTCTACAATAATACTTTTCATATATATTTTTATCATTATCCTTAAACCATTTCCTAATTTAAGTTAACAAATTCTACTATCCCTTTTTAAAAATTATATTGTTTTAATTAGTATAGTTTCCTATATATATCTATCATATTTTCTCTTGAAAGCGAAACATAATTATTTATTAAAAGTCTCTGCTGCGATTTTATAACACTATCTGTAAAACTTTCTATCTCACTTTCTTTCATTCCATATTCCCTTAATGGTTTTCTTTCAAGTAATTTATCTAAAACTTCTGCTAAAGCTTCATAAACATTTTTACTTTCACCTATTTTAAGTATTTTTCTAAGAATTGCATTTATATTTTTTATTTTTCCTTCTGGTTTTAACCTATTGTAAGTTTCAAACACTTCAGTAAACATAAGATAATTTGCCTCACCATGAGGAATATGATATGTTCCACCTAATGGATACGACATGGCATGAACTGCACCTACTCCAGTATTTCCAAATGCTATTCCTGCATAATTGCTTCCTATTACAAAATTTTCAATTATATTAATTCTATGTTCAGGACCTTTTTCAATAATTTCCATATAGCCTTCTAATATAAGCTCAATGGCCTTCACTGCAAACAATTCAGTAAAACATGTAGACTTTGGAGATACATATGACTCAAGTGCATGAATTAATGCATCTACTGAACTTGTTACAAAAAATTTATAAGGAAGTCCCTTAACGATTTCAGGTATTAATACAGCATAATCTGCATAAAGTTCATCTGATGCAAGTCCCATTTTTGTTTTTTTACTTTTAATCTCTGATATTGTTATATTTGTAACTTCACTTCCAGTTCCACAAGTTGTAGGTATTATTATCAATTCTTTTTCTTTAACTATTGGAATCTTTTTTTCAAATAATTCTAAAGCACTTTTTGCATCTTTAACTACTAAAAGTTTTGCTATATCTATAATAGAGCCGCCACCAATAGCAATAACTCTATTATAATCATATTTTTTTGCATCATTTATAATTTTATCTATCATTTCATCTGAAGGTTCTCCTTTACCATACTTTTCCTGAAAAATAAAATTAGCCTTTGTATTTAACTCTTTCATAAAAGATTTATACAAAAATTCATTAGTAAGAACTAAATCTTTCTCATTCAGATGAAATTCACACAAAAATTCCTCAAAAGTATTAAATTTATGTATAATTGGTTTTATTTCTAATGCCTTCACCATTATCCCCCCATTTTGCATGAATTTATAAAAGCTGAAAGGTCTTTTACTTATACATAATATATATATTGACTTTTATTTAAAATTACTTTTTAAACCTAAAAAACTAGTAAAAATAAACAGACATTATTATTAGAATTGTCTAAAATTTCTTAAATAATGTCATATCCATTATAGAACTTTCCTGTAATTTGTCAAGGGTAAAGCTTCACTTGCTTTACCCTTGACAAATCATTATCTTCACTCTATTTAATTTAATCATATAAACTTAAAATTAAATTTTAGTTTTTTAATTCAAAAAACTCTAGTAACTTTTAATAAAATTTGGTACATCATCATCAAAATAACTTCCAACTATCATTTCACCATTTTTTAAATAAAATACCACAATATATTTTTTATTTTTAAGATAAGAACTTCTATAAGAAGCATTGTAAGTTCTTAATAATTCTTCAATTTTATTTTTATCTCTAATTTCTACTTTTTTACCTCTTATCATTTCTAAATTATCAGCTATCTTATATATATTTTTTTCAACATCTTTTAACTCTTGTATATCCTTTACAACAGCATATTTAATATCATCAGGCATAACTCTTACTTTTTCATAATATCCATTTTCTTTAAACCACTTTTCTAGTTCTTTATATGATTTTTTAAAATTTAAATACAATGTCTGTCTTTTAGTCCCACATATCTCACTTATACATCTAATATTAATTTCAGCCCAAGGTTCTTTAGTTGATATTATTTCATCATAAGTTTCATTTAATATATCTTTTTTCAGAGCTTCAACTAATTCTCTTACCTTATCTTTATCTGATATTACTATATTTTTATTTATAATATTTACATAAATACTTATATCTGATATTTTATCCACATCTACTTTAAATATTTTATTTCTCTTTTTATATTCATGTGATTCATAAATTTCTCTTATATATGGATTATTATTAAACATCTTTTTAGGTATATTATATTCTCTTACTAATATTTTACCATTTTTTAATTTATATCCTATTGATATATGTTTTCTGCTTTCTTCTACAGGCATGTTTTGTATCTCAGATTTGTTATCTATTATCATTTTGTGTAAATTTCTCACAGCTTTTATATTACTTTCACTGTGAAGT
The genomic region above belongs to Caminicella sporogenes DSM 14501 and contains:
- a CDS encoding 4-hydroxybutyrate dehydrogenase, encoding MVKALEIKPIIHKFNTFEEFLCEFHLNEKDLVLTNEFLYKSFMKELNTKANFIFQEKYGKGEPSDEMIDKIINDAKKYDYNRVIAIGGGSIIDIAKLLVVKDAKSALELFEKKIPIVKEKELIIIPTTCGTGSEVTNITISEIKSKKTKMGLASDELYADYAVLIPEIVKGLPYKFFVTSSVDALIHALESYVSPKSTCFTELFAVKAIELILEGYMEIIEKGPEHRINIIENFVIGSNYAGIAFGNTGVGAVHAMSYPLGGTYHIPHGEANYLMFTEVFETYNRLKPEGKIKNINAILRKILKIGESKNVYEALAEVLDKLLERKPLREYGMKESEIESFTDSVIKSQQRLLINNYVSLSRENMIDIYRKLY